Genomic window (Bacteroidales bacterium):
ACGGATGAGCCCCTGGCTGAAATGAAACCTTTTCGTTTTAAAGTAGGCAAACTGGCAGGTGTGGATGATGTGATCATTTCAGCGACAGGATATACGGGAGAACATGGTTTTGAACTTTATACCTACAATGAGCATGTGGAGAAAATGTGGGAGGCTATTTTGGAGGCAGGCAAAGAATTCGGCATCAAGCCTGTTGGCTTGGGTGCCCGTGACACGCTGAGGCTGGAAGCCGGCCTTTGTTTGTATGGGAATGATATCGATGAAAACACTTCACCTATAGAAGCAGGACTTGACTGGGTTGTTAAATTTAAAGATTATAAGGATTTTATTGATAAAGATTATTTGTGGAAGCAAAAGCAGGAGGGCGTGAACAAAAAGCTGGTTGGGTTTATCCTGAAAGAAAAAGGTATACCACGGCAGCATTATGAAATCCTGAATCATGAAAACGAAACCATTGGAGAGGTTACTTCCGGTACCATGTCGCCTATGCTTAGGAAAGGAATCGGTATGGGATATGTTCCGCCTGCCTATACGGAGTCCGGAACAGAGGTTTTCATCAAAGTGAGAAATAAAAAGCTTGCGGCGGAAGTGACGAGTGTGCCTATTTTTAAAAAATAAAAAGAATCAGTAAGCACGGAACTGATTTGTAAACTTTTAAATTAACTGCCTGATAAATTCTAAATTCTAAATGCTAAACAATATCAAATGACCAAAAAAAAGAAATTTCAAAAAGAACAGATTTCCAATTCTGAGGAGGTACAGTATAAAAGAAAAAACCTTTTTAGAACAGACCCAATTATATTATAATATTTAAATTTGTTTTGGTATCTGGAAGCTACCGCTTTGAATATTAGAATTTAGAGTTTAGAATTTAGGATTTAGAGTTTAGAATTTAGAGTTTAAGGAAAAAAAAGAAAGCGCCTGATGGAAAGTCTTCAAAGCAAACTGGAAGTGGTCTTTTCGCCTGATTTGTTTAAGTATTATGAAAATCCCCGGGCCAATGTGGTAATAGTTGATATATTACGGGCCACTTCTGCCATTTGTACAGCTTTTCAGAATGGTGTATCTCAAATTATTCCTGTTCCCACAAGGGAAGAAGCCAGAAAATATAAGCAAAAGGGATATCTGGTTGCGGCCGAACGAGATGGACGTGTACTTGATTTTGCCGATTTTGGCAATTCCCCTTTTAACTTTACGTCCGAACGGATCGGAGGTAAAAATGTAGTGTACAGCACCACCAATGGCACAAAAGCCATACATAGTGCGCGTCATAACAATATGGTGGTTATTGCCTCCTTCCTGAATCTTTCAGCCGTGGCCGAATTGCTGATTGAACAGCAAAATGATGTGCTCATTCTTTGTGCCGGCTGGAAAGGAAAGTTTAGTCTGGAAGATACGGTATTTAGCGGAGCACTGGCTGAAAAACTGCTCAATTCGGGCAAATTCCAAACCATCTGCGATTCTGTTACAGCTTCACTTGACCTTTGGAATCTCGCTAAAGTCGATATCATGAAATATATAGACAAAGTTGCACAGCGTGAGAGATTGAGGAAATTAGGGCTGGATGATGTCCTGGAACATTGCCATACTGCCGACTCAACAAATCAAATCCCTGTTTTCCACAACGGGGTGATTGAAGAATACCGAAAATCCGTCAGCATTTCAAAATGACATTCGTGTTTTATTAGATATCTGCAATAAATAGAAGCATTTGCAGAAACAGACCCCAGATTATTTTTGTTAATCATTGGAATGTATGTTAAATTTATATACCTTTGAAGTCCATTTAGGTATATGCCTGAATTTTATATAATTTAAAAATTTTTTCAACTATGAAAAAACACAACTTTTACGCAGGACCATCTATTATGCCTGATCACACTGTTGAGAAAACAGCCGAGGCAGTAAAGGATCTTGACGGAATTGGACTGTCGGTGATGGAAATATCACACAGGAGTAAGGAATTTGATGGAATTATTAAGGAAGCCCAGCAATTGTTCAAAGAATTGTTGGATATTCCTGATGGTTACCATGTATTGTTTTTGGGTGGGGGAGCCAGCACTCAGTTTTTAATGGTCCCCTATAATCTGTTTAACAAGAAAGCCGCTTACCTCAATACGGGTAACTGGGCCAAGAAAGCCATTAAGGAAGGGAAATTCTTTGGTGAGGTTGATGTAGTCGCCTCTTCTGAAGATAAAAATTTTGCATACATCCCCAGGGATTATAATGTACCGGATGATGCAGATTATTTTCATATCACTTCCAACAATACCATTTACGGAACAGAAATTAAGGAAGATCTTGATGTGAACGTACCACTTGTAGCGGATATGTCTTCGGATATTTTCAGCAGGCCGATAGATGTATCGAAATACGCGGTCATTTATGGAGGCGCCCAGAAGAACCTGGCACCTGCGGGTGTAACGTTTGTCATTGTTAAAGAAGACGTTTTGGGTAATGCAGGTCATGATATTCCTACAATTATGGATTATAAGACCCACATTGACAAAGAATCATTATTCAATACGCCTCCTGTACTCCCGGTTTATTCAGCCCTTCAAACGCTCAAGTGGCTTAAAGGCAAGGGAGGAGTTGAAGGCATGAATAGAATAAACAACGAGAAAGCCCAAAAACTCTACGACGAGATTGAAAGAAATAAACTGTTCAAGCCTACAGTGGAAAAAGAAGAAGATCGTTCCATTATGAATGTAACATTCGTTATGAACGAGAATTATGCAGATCTTGAGAAAGAATTCCTGGAGTTTGCT
Coding sequences:
- the gcvT gene encoding glycine cleavage system aminomethyltransferase GcvT, whose amino-acid sequence is MKNTPLIEKHKKLDARIVEFAGFNMPVEYSGINDEHITVREKVGIFDVSHMGEFWIIGPQAYDLIQKVSANDAAKLKPGKAQYSCLPNGKGGLVDDFLIYQYDEQQYMVVVNAANIKKDWDWWQKQNTMNATLEDASDKMALLAVQGPKALPTLEKLTDEPLAEMKPFRFKVGKLAGVDDVIISATGYTGEHGFELYTYNEHVEKMWEAILEAGKEFGIKPVGLGARDTLRLEAGLCLYGNDIDENTSPIEAGLDWVVKFKDYKDFIDKDYLWKQKQEGVNKKLVGFILKEKGIPRQHYEILNHENETIGEVTSGTMSPMLRKGIGMGYVPPAYTESGTEVFIKVRNKKLAAEVTSVPIFKK
- a CDS encoding 2-phosphosulfolactate phosphatase: MESLQSKLEVVFSPDLFKYYENPRANVVIVDILRATSAICTAFQNGVSQIIPVPTREEARKYKQKGYLVAAERDGRVLDFADFGNSPFNFTSERIGGKNVVYSTTNGTKAIHSARHNNMVVIASFLNLSAVAELLIEQQNDVLILCAGWKGKFSLEDTVFSGALAEKLLNSGKFQTICDSVTASLDLWNLAKVDIMKYIDKVAQRERLRKLGLDDVLEHCHTADSTNQIPVFHNGVIEEYRKSVSISK
- the serC gene encoding 3-phosphoserine/phosphohydroxythreonine transaminase, with the translated sequence MKKHNFYAGPSIMPDHTVEKTAEAVKDLDGIGLSVMEISHRSKEFDGIIKEAQQLFKELLDIPDGYHVLFLGGGASTQFLMVPYNLFNKKAAYLNTGNWAKKAIKEGKFFGEVDVVASSEDKNFAYIPRDYNVPDDADYFHITSNNTIYGTEIKEDLDVNVPLVADMSSDIFSRPIDVSKYAVIYGGAQKNLAPAGVTFVIVKEDVLGNAGHDIPTIMDYKTHIDKESLFNTPPVLPVYSALQTLKWLKGKGGVEGMNRINNEKAQKLYDEIERNKLFKPTVEKEEDRSIMNVTFVMNENYADLEKEFLEFATDKDMIGIKGHRSVGGFRASIYNALPKESVDALIDVMKEFEKKKA